In Clostridium sporogenes, one genomic interval encodes:
- a CDS encoding MerR family transcriptional regulator, protein MFKIGEFSVLTSISIHMLRNYDKIGLLTPKYIDESTGYRYYESDQLPIANQIVSLKMMGFGLKEIAALQLEEMQIDNLKDILKNKIEDKEQEVKVIRKQLAQMESALKDLTSKNEQVLSIITKCIPYRKVASFRTKIEQFPDEGALWKALSDECEKLNVQFLDSNYSIAIQHEINFEENYIDVEVQRLVENVYESTDKVKFYSIPSCEVASLVYQGGYSRLKDINIYLAKWIKQNGLEICGPVFNIYYVSPEHEVNEEKFITEVCFPIKKR, encoded by the coding sequence ATGTTTAAGATAGGTGAATTTTCAGTACTTACATCTATAAGTATCCATATGCTTAGAAACTACGATAAAATTGGATTATTAACACCTAAATATATAGATGAATCAACAGGATATCGATATTATGAAAGTGATCAATTGCCAATTGCAAATCAAATTGTGTCTTTAAAGATGATGGGATTTGGCTTAAAAGAAATAGCTGCACTACAACTAGAAGAAATGCAAATAGATAATCTGAAGGATATATTAAAAAATAAAATTGAAGATAAGGAACAAGAGGTAAAGGTAATTAGAAAACAGTTAGCGCAAATGGAAAGTGCGCTGAAGGATTTAACCAGCAAGAATGAACAGGTATTGTCTATAATAACTAAGTGTATACCATATAGAAAAGTTGCTAGTTTTAGAACGAAAATTGAACAATTCCCAGACGAGGGAGCTTTATGGAAAGCACTTAGTGATGAATGTGAAAAGTTAAATGTTCAATTTTTAGATTCAAATTATTCTATTGCTATTCAGCATGAAATAAATTTTGAGGAAAACTACATTGATGTTGAAGTTCAAAGATTAGTTGAAAATGTTTATGAAAGTACAGATAAGGTGAAGTTTTATAGTATACCATCTTGTGAGGTAGCTTCATTGGTATATCAAGGTGGCTACAGCAGACTTAAAGATATAAATATTTATCTAGCTAAATGGATAAAACAAAATGGACTTGAAATTTGTGGGCCTGTATTTAATATTTATTATGTTTCTCCAGAACATGAAGTAAATGAAGAAAAATTTATTACAGAAGTATGTTTTCCTATAAAAAAAAGATAG
- the gcvH gene encoding glycine cleavage system protein GcvH, protein MKVLNNLLYTGDHEWVRVEDNKAYIGISDCAQRMLSDIVFVELPEVDDEIAKGETFATIESVKAASDSYMPVSGTIVEINEELEDNPAALNEDPYGSWIAAIEMSDKNELEELIKPEVYEKICEELDKEA, encoded by the coding sequence ATGAAGGTTTTAAATAATTTACTTTACACTGGTGATCATGAATGGGTAAGGGTAGAAGATAACAAAGCATATATAGGAATCAGCGATTGTGCACAACGTATGTTAAGTGATATAGTTTTTGTTGAATTACCAGAGGTTGATGATGAAATAGCAAAAGGTGAAACTTTTGCAACTATAGAATCTGTTAAAGCAGCATCAGACAGTTACATGCCTGTTAGTGGAACAATTGTAGAAATTAATGAAGAACTAGAAGATAATCCAGCAGCATTAAACGAAGACCCATATGGAAGCTGGATTGCTGCAATAGAGATGTCAGATAAAAATGAATTAGAAGAATTAATAAAACCAGAAGTTTATGAGAAAATATGTGAAGAGTTAGACAAGGAGGCATAA
- a CDS encoding BtrH N-terminal domain-containing protein, translated as MPKKVIELRHKVCDYTCMWNGIEDLYQTRLGEDIPDYFFFCLSGIGEFIYLKFSNGNMRRMASWNDGRTKKMYTSICNIIGFKYKHIEGRKFEYIIKRAKGQIDNERPVVLGCLDMYYLSYYPKFYYKEHIPIHYILMVGYDYEKKYIYVYDCGIEEMQKIKYETLEKALNIEKTSLSDKNSMCLIEFDDEIKSIREIAIKGFYEKANQMLNPKVGFCGITGMRKLSKEILNWKEELTALEYETALRNIVMCTGTVPILPNRLLMIEEKDEIEHQAARREYGALLMKLGEKYGFQEWKEAGNLFSKSGIVIQEMTDLIVKYLMRESKELNGLPNMINHIADLEEKAYQNILEGIKYEA; from the coding sequence ATGCCTAAGAAGGTGATTGAACTAAGACATAAAGTTTGTGATTATACTTGTATGTGGAATGGTATTGAAGATTTATATCAAACAAGATTAGGTGAAGATATACCAGATTATTTTTTCTTTTGTTTAAGTGGAATAGGAGAATTTATATACTTAAAGTTTAGTAATGGAAATATGCGAAGGATGGCTTCATGGAATGATGGAAGAACTAAAAAAATGTATACATCAATTTGTAATATTATAGGATTTAAATATAAGCATATAGAAGGTAGAAAATTTGAATATATAATAAAAAGAGCAAAGGGACAGATTGATAATGAAAGACCTGTTGTTCTTGGATGTTTAGATATGTATTATTTAAGTTATTATCCAAAGTTTTATTATAAAGAACATATACCAATTCATTATATACTAATGGTAGGATATGATTATGAGAAGAAGTATATATATGTATATGATTGTGGAATTGAAGAAATGCAAAAAATTAAATATGAAACTCTTGAAAAGGCTCTTAATATTGAAAAAACCTCTCTATCTGATAAAAATTCAATGTGTCTCATAGAGTTTGATGATGAAATTAAGAGCATTAGAGAAATTGCTATAAAAGGATTTTATGAAAAGGCAAACCAAATGCTTAATCCTAAGGTGGGATTCTGTGGAATTACTGGCATGCGAAAGCTTAGCAAAGAAATTCTTAATTGGAAAGAGGAATTAACCGCTCTAGAATATGAAACAGCTCTTAGAAACATCGTTATGTGTACAGGTACTGTTCCGATTCTTCCTAATAGATTGCTTATGATAGAGGAAAAGGATGAAATAGAACATCAAGCAGCTCGAAGAGAGTATGGAGCATTATTAATGAAACTAGGAGAAAAATATGGTTTTCAAGAGTGGAAAGAAGCTGGTAACCTTTTTAGTAAGAGCGGCATTGTTATTCAAGAGATGACGGATTTAATAGTAAAATACTTGATGAGAGAAAGTAAAGAACTTAATGGATTACCGAATATGATTAATCACATAGCAGACCTTGAAGAAAAAGCATATCAGAATATTTTGGAGGGAATAAAGTATGAAGCATGA
- a CDS encoding DUF4317 domain-containing protein has protein sequence MRKKDILELKKRFKKDHCTFTKICGCYVNGEKNIILNFRESFLNLEEDEYFKYLEIAKKVLSGTIGNNILELNFPLNENLENEKQLSLVKLKKSQLKDDALLQDFYKSIIDSYDYTGNFLILVFHDAYDVITKTTDNSKVDESEEIYEYILCAICPVSLSDPGLRYFEEEKKIKARIRDWVVNTPTIGFVFPAFIDRTSDVNSVMYYTKNAKDPHPELMEEALGCFSKQTATIQKETFQTIIKDSINTDEKKTEKTFMEIQENLNTMIDEYNSIYDDKDDEPITLKQKDIQNLLIESGVPEEATYKIEKSYVENFGEDLPLAEHLIDSKVLKANAQKKKEEHLEKQVEILQHRLEEVKKEAAMDKEGEISKKDYEDNVPLDDHLTDDLDNTLDDALKNDLDDNLEESPDTNSEYNDLTPDYDVILQVKPEKIPKIKAQIIDGQKCIVIPIDENEQTTVNGLNDLI, from the coding sequence ATGCGAAAAAAAGATATACTTGAGTTAAAAAAACGTTTTAAAAAAGACCACTGCACCTTCACTAAAATATGTGGTTGCTATGTTAATGGTGAAAAAAATATTATTTTAAATTTTAGAGAATCCTTTTTAAATTTAGAGGAGGATGAGTATTTTAAGTACTTAGAAATTGCTAAAAAAGTCCTATCTGGAACTATTGGTAATAATATTTTAGAACTTAACTTTCCACTTAATGAAAATCTTGAAAATGAAAAACAACTTTCTCTTGTTAAGCTTAAAAAAAGCCAATTAAAAGACGATGCCCTGCTTCAAGATTTTTATAAATCTATAATAGATAGTTATGATTATACTGGTAATTTTTTAATACTAGTTTTTCATGATGCTTATGATGTTATTACTAAAACTACTGATAATTCTAAAGTAGATGAATCTGAAGAAATATATGAGTATATTCTATGTGCAATATGTCCTGTTTCACTTTCAGATCCTGGACTTAGATACTTTGAAGAAGAAAAGAAAATAAAGGCACGTATTAGAGATTGGGTGGTGAATACTCCAACCATTGGCTTTGTGTTCCCTGCTTTTATTGATCGTACTTCAGATGTTAATTCTGTTATGTACTACACTAAAAATGCAAAGGATCCACATCCTGAATTAATGGAAGAGGCTTTAGGTTGCTTCTCAAAACAAACTGCCACTATCCAAAAAGAAACCTTTCAAACAATTATTAAAGATTCTATTAACACTGATGAAAAAAAGACCGAAAAAACTTTTATGGAAATACAAGAAAATCTAAATACTATGATAGATGAATACAATTCAATATATGATGATAAAGATGATGAACCTATAACCTTAAAACAAAAGGATATACAAAATCTTTTAATAGAAAGTGGGGTTCCTGAAGAAGCTACTTATAAAATTGAAAAATCTTATGTAGAAAACTTTGGTGAAGACCTGCCTTTAGCAGAACATTTAATTGACTCAAAAGTACTTAAGGCAAATGCTCAAAAGAAAAAGGAAGAACATCTTGAAAAGCAAGTGGAAATTCTACAACATAGACTTGAAGAAGTAAAGAAAGAGGCAGCTATGGATAAGGAAGGCGAAATTTCTAAAAAGGATTATGAGGATAATGTACCTTTAGATGATCATTTAACGGATGATTTAGATAATACCTTAGATGATGCTCTAAAAAATGATTTAGATGATAATTTAGAAGAATCTCCGGATACCAATTCAGAGTATAATGACCTTACTCCTGACTATGATGTTATACTTCAAGTAAAACCTGAAAAAATACCTAAAATCAAAGCTCAAATAATTGATGGTCAAAAATGCATAGTTATTCCTATTGATGAGAATGAACAAACTACAGTTAATGGCTTAAATGATTTAATTTAA
- a CDS encoding GyrI-like domain-containing protein, with product MKHEWRKHEKQLYAPKEIPQLISVPKQKFFMIKGKGNPNDEDFSERIGVLYSLSYAVRMMPKNGFVPDGYFEYTVYPLEGIWEACDTSDKSTFSYTIMMRQPDFITEEVVNKAFEIANVKKPNSLLKEAYYGEIEEGLSVQVLHIGDYDDEPESFEKIIEFMNENNLQKRGETHREIYLSDARKVERNKLKTILRYKVKN from the coding sequence ATGAAGCATGAATGGCGAAAGCATGAAAAACAACTATATGCACCTAAGGAGATACCACAGTTAATATCTGTTCCGAAGCAGAAGTTTTTTATGATTAAAGGAAAAGGAAATCCTAATGATGAAGATTTTTCAGAGAGAATAGGCGTTTTATACTCTTTATCATATGCTGTTAGAATGATGCCTAAAAATGGATTTGTGCCAGATGGATATTTTGAATACACTGTATATCCACTTGAAGGAATTTGGGAGGCGTGCGATACAAGTGACAAATCTACATTTTCCTATACAATCATGATGAGACAACCAGACTTTATTACAGAAGAAGTTGTAAATAAAGCATTTGAAATAGCAAATGTGAAGAAACCAAATTCACTTCTAAAAGAAGCTTATTATGGGGAAATTGAAGAAGGTCTTTCAGTACAAGTTCTTCATATAGGTGATTATGATGATGAACCAGAAAGCTTTGAAAAGATAATAGAATTTATGAATGAAAATAATTTACAAAAAAGAGGGGAAACCCATAGAGAAATATATTTATCAGATGCAAGAAAAGTAGAGCGTAATAAATTAAAAACAATATTACGATATAAGGTTAAGAACTAG
- a CDS encoding methyl-accepting chemotaxis protein, whose amino-acid sequence MKSLKTRLITIFTAVIFVLTVVLGFIVVNRVGKNLTDDYYDDLQNLAVEKANYIRSKIDSEIFYIEAIAQDDKIINKDISWEKKADYFEKEAKRAGYMYYSYADKNGDATLFNKKRDTVNIKDRDYYKKAMSGKGAISDVIISAVTKKPTIIVASPIIKNGQIQGVFYGAKEATFLSDIVSKIKYGKTGFGIIINDKGTTVGHANKKLVLSQSNTVEIAKKDPSFKSLADLIENIISEKKVGKGEYEYKGTKNAAGFSPIEGTNWTMVFGGEISEVLTDVHSIRNIIIILSLMTIVIGALVTYFISGTIASPIIAVTKRMNELSNLDFTIYGNEDAIKYLNREDEIGSMARALRKMRDNIAEFITKTDESAQQIVATSEELTATSQQSATASEEVAKTIEDIAKGAGNQAQDTENSASSVEEMGSLLEQNKEYVKELNNAAKDIGDRKQEGFSILKELIEKTKENNEAATNIYEIILSNNESAEKIDSASSMIQSIADQTNLLALNAAIEAARAGEHGKGFAVVADEIRKLAEQSNSFTEEIKKVIGELKIKSQNAVDKMEEVKEINQYQSESVKGTEEKFKKIADSIDVTNNVIEKLNKSEEKMNQNKEKLMNLMQNLSAIAEENAASTEEASASIEQQAASVEEIANSSEGLAHIAEELDSLIKKFKV is encoded by the coding sequence ATGAAATCATTAAAAACTAGACTGATAACTATATTTACGGCGGTTATATTTGTGCTAACAGTAGTACTAGGGTTCATAGTAGTAAATAGAGTTGGTAAAAATCTAACAGATGATTATTATGATGATTTGCAGAATTTGGCTGTAGAGAAGGCTAATTACATAAGATCTAAGATAGATAGTGAGATATTTTATATAGAAGCTATAGCCCAAGATGATAAGATAATTAATAAAGATATTTCTTGGGAAAAGAAGGCGGACTATTTTGAGAAAGAGGCTAAAAGAGCAGGGTATATGTACTATTCCTATGCGGATAAAAATGGAGACGCTACATTATTTAATAAAAAAAGAGATACTGTAAATATTAAGGATAGAGATTACTACAAAAAGGCTATGTCAGGTAAGGGAGCTATATCTGATGTTATTATAAGTGCTGTAACAAAGAAGCCTACGATTATTGTAGCATCACCTATTATAAAAAATGGTCAAATTCAGGGAGTTTTTTATGGGGCAAAGGAAGCAACTTTTTTAAGTGATATTGTTAGTAAAATTAAATATGGAAAAACAGGTTTTGGTATTATTATAAATGATAAGGGCACCACAGTTGGACATGCTAATAAAAAGCTTGTTTTAAGTCAAAGTAATACTGTAGAAATTGCCAAAAAGGATCCATCTTTTAAAAGTTTAGCAGATTTAATAGAGAATATAATTTCTGAAAAAAAGGTTGGTAAGGGAGAATATGAATATAAGGGAACAAAAAATGCAGCTGGTTTTTCTCCTATAGAAGGTACCAATTGGACTATGGTTTTTGGAGGAGAAATTTCTGAAGTATTAACTGATGTACATAGCATTAGAAATATTATTATAATATTATCTTTAATGACAATAGTCATTGGAGCACTAGTTACTTATTTTATTAGTGGAACAATAGCTAGTCCTATTATTGCTGTAACTAAAAGGATGAATGAACTGTCTAATTTGGATTTCACTATATATGGTAACGAAGATGCTATAAAATATCTTAATCGTGAAGATGAAATTGGTAGTATGGCAAGGGCCTTAAGAAAGATGCGAGATAACATTGCAGAGTTTATTACAAAGACCGATGAGTCAGCACAACAAATAGTAGCAACATCAGAGGAACTAACAGCTACATCACAGCAGTCAGCTACAGCCTCTGAAGAAGTAGCAAAGACTATAGAGGATATAGCAAAGGGCGCAGGTAATCAAGCACAGGATACAGAAAACTCTGCTTCAAGTGTAGAGGAAATGGGAAGTTTATTAGAACAAAACAAAGAATATGTAAAAGAGTTAAACAATGCAGCCAAAGATATAGGGGATAGAAAACAAGAAGGTTTTTCTATATTAAAAGAACTTATTGAAAAGACAAAAGAAAACAATGAGGCGGCTACAAATATATATGAGATTATATTAAGCAATAATGAAAGCGCAGAGAAAATAGATAGTGCTAGTTCAATGATCCAATCTATAGCAGATCAAACTAATTTGCTAGCTTTAAATGCTGCAATAGAAGCAGCTAGAGCAGGAGAGCATGGAAAGGGTTTTGCAGTAGTAGCAGATGAAATTAGAAAACTTGCAGAACAATCAAATAGTTTTACAGAAGAAATAAAAAAGGTTATAGGAGAATTAAAGATAAAATCTCAAAATGCAGTGGATAAAATGGAAGAAGTAAAGGAAATAAACCAGTATCAATCAGAAAGTGTAAAGGGAACAGAAGAAAAATTTAAAAAAATAGCAGACTCTATAGATGTAACCAACAATGTGATAGAAAAACTTAATAAGTCTGAAGAAAAGATGAACCAAAATAAAGAAAAGCTTATGAATTTAATGCAAAATTTATCAGCTATAGCAGAAGAAAATGCAGCAAGCACAGAAGAAGCTTCAGCCTCTATAGAACAACAAGCAGCAAGTGTAGAGGAAATAGCTAATTCCAGCGAAGGATTAGCCCATATTGCAGAAGAATTAGATAGCTTAATTAAAAAGTTTAAAGTATAA
- a CDS encoding nitrogenase component 1: MGIHKFKPPMSGRMGVLWTLASIRDATLIEYGCMGHMQYGRMFLNQAGISRGCKLYSTHIDETDISLGDTRRLNRTIAQIIERDKPKIIFLLPSSVPTVIGTDLVAICEELQPEYPNTFLLPFGCGGFDIDGHRGVKEALLLLAKTLPKGIEKTEEPTFNIIGSCADLFRFHADAEEIIRIMKGAFGMEKLCVMTSDTSVEQIENMGSAHINLVIRQEGEPAAKQLKKQFGTPYLFARPYGIEGTLECIDKIAKISGLTLDNSFIKSEKEKSMIQISPAISAFQHVIREHPDEARISLGGHRDVVKGIISYAEEELSLIRGTCWCDSEGMASEEIPYFSENEWAQAILSEEKGILMASGEALKWGKRNIDLQISNPDIKWRLNPYESPFIGFRGSVNLVNLWLNGLLEQIND; encoded by the coding sequence TTGGGAATTCATAAGTTTAAACCACCAATGTCAGGTAGAATGGGAGTATTATGGACTCTTGCTTCAATTCGTGATGCTACTTTAATTGAATACGGATGCATGGGACATATGCAGTATGGGAGAATGTTTTTAAATCAAGCTGGTATATCCAGAGGGTGCAAACTATATTCTACTCACATTGACGAAACAGACATTTCATTAGGAGATACTAGAAGACTCAATCGTACTATTGCTCAAATTATAGAAAGAGATAAGCCTAAAATTATTTTTTTGTTGCCATCCTCAGTGCCAACAGTTATTGGAACAGACTTAGTGGCTATATGTGAAGAGCTACAACCGGAATACCCTAATACTTTTTTACTTCCATTTGGATGTGGAGGCTTTGATATAGATGGGCATCGTGGTGTAAAGGAAGCACTTTTACTTTTAGCAAAAACATTGCCAAAGGGTATAGAAAAAACAGAAGAGCCTACATTTAACATAATTGGGTCTTGTGCTGATTTATTTCGTTTTCATGCTGATGCAGAAGAGATTATCCGCATAATGAAGGGTGCCTTTGGTATGGAGAAACTTTGTGTTATGACTTCTGATACATCTGTAGAACAAATTGAGAATATGGGTAGCGCACACATTAATTTAGTGATACGACAGGAAGGAGAACCCGCTGCAAAACAATTGAAGAAGCAATTTGGAACCCCATATTTATTTGCTAGGCCTTATGGAATTGAAGGAACTTTAGAATGTATAGATAAGATAGCTAAGATCTCTGGATTAACTTTAGATAATAGTTTTATAAAATCAGAAAAAGAAAAAAGCATGATTCAAATTTCACCTGCAATTTCTGCTTTTCAACATGTAATACGAGAACATCCTGATGAAGCAAGAATTTCATTAGGAGGTCATAGAGATGTGGTAAAAGGTATTATTTCTTATGCAGAAGAAGAATTATCCTTAATTAGAGGAACCTGTTGGTGCGACTCAGAAGGTATGGCAAGTGAAGAAATTCCCTATTTTTCAGAAAATGAATGGGCACAGGCTATATTATCCGAGGAAAAGGGAATTTTAATGGCAAGTGGAGAAGCTTTAAAATGGGGAAAAAGAAATATAGATCTTCAAATATCTAATCCCGATATAAAATGGAGACTAAATCCTTATGAATCTCCATTTATAGGCTTTCGTGGATCTGTAAATTTAGTTAACTTATGGCTCAATGGGCTTTTAGAGCAAATAAATGATTAA
- the gcvT gene encoding glycine cleavage system aminomethyltransferase GcvT, translating into MEGLKATPLRGVYEEYGGKIVDFAGYELPTQFKGFLHEHHTVREKAGLFDVSHMGEAMVTGKDAGKFIQYLMTNDINVLKDNEVLYTFMCNEDGGVIDDLLVYKFAEDEFFLVINASNKDKDVKWIMDHKGDFNVEIVDESDSIAQLALQGPLAEKILQKIVDIDLQEIKFFKFKRDVSVDGKKCLVSRTGYTGEDGFEIYCKPEDAKVLWHAILNAGKEEGAEPIGLGARDTLRFEASLLLYGNEMDETITPLEVGMGFFVKLKVGEDFIGKDALIRQKAEGVSRKLVGFELLDKGIPRHGYEVIKDGKVIGYVTTGYKSPTLNKAIGLALVEEQYAKIGTEFNIKVRKKELKAVAIDKRFYTKKTKTK; encoded by the coding sequence ATGGAAGGTTTAAAAGCTACGCCTTTAAGAGGTGTGTATGAAGAGTATGGTGGGAAAATTGTAGATTTTGCAGGATATGAACTTCCAACACAATTTAAAGGTTTTTTACATGAGCATCATACAGTAAGAGAAAAAGCAGGTCTTTTTGATGTTTCTCATATGGGAGAAGCGATGGTAACAGGAAAAGATGCTGGAAAATTCATTCAATACTTAATGACTAATGACATAAATGTTCTTAAGGATAATGAGGTCTTGTACACATTTATGTGCAATGAAGATGGTGGAGTGATAGATGATTTATTGGTTTATAAATTTGCAGAGGATGAGTTTTTCTTAGTTATTAATGCAAGTAATAAAGATAAAGATGTTAAATGGATAATGGATCATAAAGGGGATTTTAATGTTGAAATTGTTGATGAATCAGATAGTATTGCTCAACTTGCATTACAAGGACCCTTGGCAGAGAAAATACTTCAAAAAATAGTAGATATAGATTTACAAGAAATAAAATTTTTTAAATTTAAAAGAGATGTTTCAGTTGATGGGAAAAAATGCTTAGTATCACGAACTGGTTATACTGGAGAAGATGGTTTTGAAATTTATTGTAAACCAGAGGATGCAAAGGTACTATGGCATGCTATATTAAATGCAGGAAAAGAAGAAGGAGCAGAACCAATAGGATTAGGTGCTAGGGATACTTTAAGATTTGAAGCTAGTCTTCTTTTATATGGAAATGAAATGGACGAAACAATTACACCATTAGAAGTAGGTATGGGATTCTTTGTAAAATTAAAAGTTGGAGAAGATTTTATAGGAAAAGATGCTTTAATAAGACAAAAAGCAGAAGGTGTAAGTAGAAAATTGGTAGGGTTTGAACTTTTAGATAAGGGTATTCCAAGACATGGTTATGAGGTTATTAAAGATGGAAAAGTTATTGGATATGTTACAACTGGATATAAATCTCCTACATTAAACAAAGCAATTGGATTAGCTTTAGTAGAAGAACAATATGCTAAAATAGGAACAGAATTTAATATAAAGGTTAGAAAAAAAGAATTAAAAGCTGTTGCTATAGATAAAAGATTTTATACTAAAAAAACAAAAACTAAATAA
- the gcvPA gene encoding aminomethyl-transferring glycine dehydrogenase subunit GcvPA has translation MFPYIPNTEKETKEILDFLSIKSVDELFSDIPDNVKLNRELDLESSLSELEVEKRLKALALKNKSMEDMTCFLGAGIYDHYIPSAIKHITGRSEFYTAYTPYQPEVSQGTLQAIFEYQSMICALTGMEVSNASMYDGATATAEAAILAIASTKRNTIIVSRSVNPDTRKVLKTYLKYRGYNMVEVDLEEGTTDVDKVINSLDKNVAAVIIQSPNFLGLVEDVENMVEAIHKNKSLLIMNVDPISLGILKSPGELGADIVVGDGQCLGANMSYGGPGFGFMNTTKKLMRKMPGRIVGETEDVEGKRGFVLTLQAREQHIRREKATSNICSDQTAVAIGAAVYMATLGKEGIKEVAKQCLAKSHYAYNELIKSGRYKPVFNKPFFKEFVVKAETSPCEINNKLLENNILGGYDLGKVYSEYENSMLLCVTEKRTREDIDNLVKVMEAI, from the coding sequence ATGTTTCCATATATTCCAAACACAGAAAAAGAAACAAAAGAAATTTTAGATTTTCTTTCAATAAAATCTGTAGATGAATTATTTAGTGATATACCAGATAATGTGAAGTTAAATAGGGAGTTAGACCTAGAGAGTTCTTTATCAGAACTAGAGGTTGAAAAAAGATTAAAAGCCTTAGCTTTAAAAAATAAATCTATGGAAGATATGACATGTTTCTTAGGGGCTGGAATTTATGATCATTATATACCTTCTGCAATTAAGCATATAACAGGAAGATCAGAATTTTATACAGCATATACACCTTACCAACCAGAGGTAAGTCAAGGAACACTCCAAGCTATATTTGAATATCAAAGTATGATTTGCGCTTTAACAGGCATGGAAGTTTCAAACGCTTCTATGTATGATGGAGCAACAGCAACAGCTGAGGCAGCTATACTTGCTATTGCTAGTACTAAAAGAAATACTATTATAGTTTCTAGATCAGTAAATCCTGACACAAGAAAAGTGCTTAAAACTTACTTAAAGTATAGAGGCTACAATATGGTAGAGGTTGATTTAGAAGAGGGTACTACAGATGTAGATAAAGTCATTAATAGCTTAGATAAAAATGTAGCGGCAGTTATAATTCAAAGTCCAAACTTCCTTGGCCTAGTTGAAGATGTAGAGAATATGGTAGAGGCTATTCATAAAAATAAGTCACTATTAATAATGAATGTAGACCCAATATCATTAGGTATATTAAAAAGTCCGGGAGAATTAGGTGCAGATATTGTTGTTGGCGATGGGCAATGTTTAGGTGCCAACATGAGCTATGGCGGCCCAGGTTTTGGATTTATGAATACTACAAAAAAACTTATGAGAAAAATGCCAGGTAGGATAGTTGGTGAAACTGAAGATGTTGAAGGAAAAAGAGGGTTTGTTTTAACACTTCAAGCCAGAGAACAACATATAAGGAGAGAAAAAGCAACTTCTAATATTTGTTCAGACCAAACAGCAGTAGCAATAGGTGCAGCTGTTTATATGGCTACTTTAGGAAAAGAGGGAATAAAGGAAGTAGCAAAACAATGTCTAGCTAAATCACACTATGCATATAATGAGTTAATTAAATCTGGAAGATATAAGCCTGTATTTAATAAACCATTCTTCAAGGAGTTTGTAGTAAAGGCAGAAACTTCACCTTGTGAAATTAATAATAAATTATTAGAAAATAATATTTTAGGTGGATATGATTTAGGGAAAGTTTACTCAGAGTATGAAAATTCTATGTTACTTTGTGTCACAGAGAAAAGGACAAGGGAAGATATAGATAATTTAGTGAAAGTGATGGAGGCGATATAA